One region of Verrucomicrobiia bacterium genomic DNA includes:
- a CDS encoding prepilin-type cleavage/methylation domain-containing protein gives MAKAKARAQGVYSLNNTRQLGVACFLYTDDNRGNLPYNLGVNISGKGTGVNPPMELNWANNVEDWELSPDNTNAAALLATGLGPYTGGSAAIYRCPTDYVVSSIQKQAGWNNRVRSYSMNAMVGDAGQFTQAGYNVNNPSYLQFFNQSAIPRPSDIFIFTEEHPDSINDGYFLNSGERPEWRDLPASDHDGAGVFSFADGHSEMHRWRRNSTKPPVRPGAAKLPILLKNYDLQDFLWVLSTMSVERKPEHYHY, from the coding sequence TTGGCAAAAGCTAAGGCGCGCGCGCAAGGCGTCTACAGTCTCAACAACACAAGGCAACTCGGCGTCGCTTGTTTCCTTTATACAGACGATAACCGCGGCAACCTTCCCTACAACCTGGGGGTCAACATCAGTGGAAAAGGGACCGGAGTGAACCCGCCGATGGAATTAAACTGGGCGAATAATGTCGAAGACTGGGAATTGTCGCCTGACAATACAAACGCAGCGGCGTTGCTGGCGACTGGCCTGGGGCCTTACACGGGTGGATCTGCGGCCATATATCGGTGTCCGACGGATTACGTGGTCAGCAGCATTCAAAAGCAGGCAGGGTGGAATAATCGGGTGCGCAGCTATTCGATGAACGCGATGGTTGGCGACGCCGGGCAATTCACGCAGGCTGGCTACAACGTCAATAATCCTTCCTACCTGCAATTCTTCAACCAGTCGGCCATCCCGCGTCCGTCGGACATTTTTATTTTTACGGAGGAACATCCGGACAGCATCAACGACGGCTATTTTCTGAACAGCGGGGAGCGTCCGGAGTGGCGCGATTTGCCGGCCTCAGATCACGATGGTGCAGGTGTGTTTTCGTTTGCGGACGGTCATTCCGAAATGCATCGGTGGCGTCGTAACAGCACGAAGCCCCCGGTACGTCCGGGTGCTGCCAAACTTCCGATCCTGCTGAAGAACTACGATCTGCAGGATTTCCTCTGGGTGCTTTCCACGATGAGCGTGGAACGCAAGCCCGAGCACTACCACTACTGA
- a CDS encoding RNA polymerase sigma factor, whose translation MVPALDFESVVARFYEPLYQFAFSLTRAEADACDLTQQTFYVWATKGHQLRDTAKVKTWLFTTLHRAFLESRRRATRFPHHELSQVPTELPTLSAEHALSLDTDQVLAALSRIDEVYQAPVALFYLEDCSYKEIADILAIPMGTVKSRMSRGILQLQALLADEASQRRPS comes from the coding sequence ATGGTTCCAGCCCTGGATTTTGAAAGCGTGGTGGCCCGTTTCTACGAGCCGCTGTATCAGTTCGCTTTCAGCCTGACTCGAGCGGAGGCCGACGCCTGTGACCTGACGCAACAGACGTTTTATGTCTGGGCAACCAAGGGGCACCAACTGCGCGACACCGCGAAAGTGAAGACCTGGCTGTTCACCACACTGCATCGAGCCTTCCTCGAAAGTCGTCGGAGAGCGACCCGTTTTCCGCATCACGAACTCAGCCAGGTGCCCACCGAATTGCCCACGTTGTCCGCCGAACACGCGCTGTCGCTCGATACCGATCAGGTCCTTGCGGCGCTCTCGCGAATCGATGAAGTCTATCAAGCTCCCGTTGCGCTGTTTTATCTTGAGGACTGTTCCTACAAGGAAATCGCAGACATCCTCGCGATCCCGATGGGCACGGTGAAATCGCGGATGTCCCGTGGCATCCTTCAACTTCAGGCTTTGCTGGCGGACGAAGCCAGCCAACGCAGGCCGTCATGA
- a CDS encoding FHA domain-containing protein, giving the protein MARLIVKTPGLGREVIDLRLGSNLIGRSPETDFPLVHPTISTLHCELVLSDTGVVLRDLESTNGTFVNDERIREVTLLPGHALRFGDVELFVESTEAHVAIPKFANTELPAPPKVSLEGAMICPKHPHAPVAFQCTACMEVMCNACVHRLRRKGGKNVLLLCPVCSQPVKLISEPDKQKKRSFLARVGETVKLKWTRSINTEKQA; this is encoded by the coding sequence ATGGCACGGCTTATTGTAAAAACACCCGGGCTCGGACGGGAGGTCATCGATCTCAGGTTGGGTTCGAATCTAATTGGCCGAAGCCCGGAGACGGATTTCCCCCTGGTCCATCCCACGATTTCCACCCTGCACTGCGAGCTCGTTTTGAGTGACACGGGAGTGGTGTTGCGCGATTTGGAATCGACAAACGGCACGTTCGTGAACGATGAAAGGATTCGCGAAGTGACCTTGCTTCCTGGCCACGCACTACGATTCGGCGACGTGGAACTGTTTGTCGAGAGCACGGAAGCGCACGTCGCCATTCCCAAGTTCGCCAATACCGAGCTCCCAGCCCCCCCGAAGGTCTCGCTCGAAGGCGCGATGATCTGCCCCAAGCACCCGCACGCCCCGGTCGCATTCCAATGCACCGCCTGCATGGAAGTCATGTGCAACGCCTGCGTGCATCGGCTGCGTCGCAAAGGCGGCAAGAATGTTCTCCTGCTCTGCCCCGTCTGCAGCCAGCCCGTCAAGCTCATCAGCGAACCCGACAAACAAAAGAAGCGCTCGTTCCTGGCGCGTGTTGGCGAAACGGTTAAATTGAAGTGGACGCGGTCCATCAACACTGAGAAGCAGGCTTGA
- a CDS encoding ferredoxin, with amino-acid sequence MPRDELQEQVEALGIDTIRRHIFLCTDPEKAKCASRKETVRSWEFLKGRLKELKLSGPHTLVYRTKANCLRVCTDGPIAVVYPEGTWYRRCDPEVLEEIIQKHLIGGRPVEEYVFATNPLQAGEHRVE; translated from the coding sequence ATGCCCCGCGATGAACTTCAGGAACAGGTTGAGGCCCTCGGGATCGACACAATCCGGCGTCACATCTTCCTCTGCACCGATCCCGAAAAAGCCAAGTGCGCGTCACGCAAGGAGACGGTCCGCTCCTGGGAATTTTTGAAGGGGCGATTGAAGGAACTGAAACTTTCCGGTCCGCATACCCTGGTTTACCGAACCAAGGCCAACTGCCTGCGCGTCTGCACGGATGGGCCAATAGCCGTCGTTTACCCCGAGGGAACCTGGTATCGCCGATGCGATCCGGAGGTTCTCGAGGAGATCATCCAGAAACACCTGATCGGCGGCCGTCCGGTCGAAGAATACGTTTTTGCCACGAATCCTCTTCAGGCGGGCGAGCACCGTGTCGAATAG
- the atpB gene encoding F0F1 ATP synthase subunit A, translating to MFSGTVFFYVMQLVRVILLWLFVAGAPLAFGAEHAAAGAAQGEAHHGLTPNAPRFNVGPFYVTNSMIMTWIVALAVIVFAQLATRNIQAVPQGAQNFWEWLVEGLYNFLEGIIGHELVKKTFWFFATIFIFILFTNWAGLFPGVGSIGWGVPDANEHLHHISRPLFRGANADLNMTLAMAMVFFVCWVVWALQANGAGGFLLHLFGPKGDTAGLLKVLMIAVFILVGLLEVVSILFRPVSLSFRLYGNIFAGENMLESMALMGGAAFGWLLALPFYAMELLVGVVQALVFMLLTAVFTLLICTHEEGHHPAGEH from the coding sequence GTGTTTTCTGGCACGGTCTTTTTTTACGTGATGCAACTGGTTCGAGTCATTCTATTGTGGCTGTTTGTAGCAGGGGCACCGCTTGCCTTTGGCGCGGAACACGCGGCTGCGGGTGCCGCTCAAGGCGAAGCCCACCATGGACTCACCCCCAACGCGCCGCGCTTCAATGTGGGGCCGTTCTACGTAACGAACTCCATGATCATGACCTGGATCGTGGCGCTCGCGGTCATTGTGTTCGCACAGCTTGCGACTCGTAACATCCAGGCAGTTCCCCAGGGCGCGCAGAACTTCTGGGAATGGCTTGTTGAAGGGCTTTACAATTTCCTCGAAGGCATCATTGGGCATGAGTTGGTGAAGAAAACCTTTTGGTTCTTCGCTACGATTTTCATCTTCATTCTATTTACCAACTGGGCCGGACTGTTCCCGGGCGTGGGATCTATTGGCTGGGGAGTTCCTGATGCCAACGAACATCTCCATCATATTTCCCGGCCGCTGTTTCGTGGAGCCAATGCCGACCTGAACATGACCCTGGCGATGGCCATGGTGTTCTTTGTTTGCTGGGTGGTGTGGGCCTTGCAGGCGAACGGGGCCGGCGGATTCCTTCTGCACCTGTTTGGACCGAAGGGCGATACAGCCGGCCTTTTGAAGGTCCTCATGATTGCGGTTTTCATCCTGGTCGGCCTCCTGGAAGTCGTTTCGATTCTCTTCCGCCCCGTGTCCCTGAGCTTCCGTCTCTACGGAAACATCTTTGCCGGTGAGAACATGCTTGAATCGATGGCTCTGATGGGCGGGGCCGCCTTCGGATGGCTGCTGGCGCTACCGTTCTACGCAATGGAACTGCTCGTGGGCGTGGTTCAGGCGTTGGTGTTCATGTTGCTGACCGCGGTGTTCACGCTGCTCATCTGCACGCACGAAGAAGGACATCACCCGGCGGGCGAGCATTGA
- a CDS encoding ATP synthase F0 subunit C: protein MTGNIHIGLACLGAALGVGLIGMKASEAVGRNPGAATKILVQAILSTAFAEGIVFFAIFLAR from the coding sequence ATGACGGGTAACATTCACATCGGTCTCGCCTGTTTGGGCGCGGCCCTGGGTGTCGGTCTCATCGGTATGAAGGCTTCGGAAGCGGTGGGACGCAATCCCGGCGCAGCCACGAAGATTCTCGTGCAGGCGATTCTGAGCACCGCATTTGCGGAAGGAATCGTGTTTTTCGCGATCTTCCTCGCACGATAA